The following proteins are co-located in the Pontiella desulfatans genome:
- a CDS encoding prenyltransferase/squalene oxidase repeat-containing protein produces the protein MEIDPAIQNARQRLLAELQPAGRWEGELSPSALATAVASFALKSAGRTELAERGLQWLREHRNADGGWGDSPESPSNFTTTLLCRCALDLETGDPEKLAAEILRFYGEDRTFSVPILTMCMLSGKLGSDWSVVPQLPFELAVFPHKVYRFLNLPVVSYALPALIAIGLVRHRHKPSPLAFHRNGLVGKVLGILRGIQPESGGFLEAAPLTGFVAMSLIGAGQGDHPVVQNAIGFLEETVRGDGSWPIDVNLSTWVTSLAVRALEGDLSEERQTAIRNHLVQTQWREEHPFTHAEPGGWGWTNHQGGVPDADDTAAALIALHQLGCETGVAEQGILWLLNLQNRDGGMPTFCRGWGKLPFDRSCPDLTAHMIRAFSLWRDAMDENLWAAMFDSILVGIEYLEKEQRPDGSWVPLWFGSQSHPEHENPVYGTCRVLEALAGLDEGEFPKAATMKARAFQWLETVRLDDLGLEELALVAGLTGKGVDELLEKTAQGTQFPASPIGLYFASLWYSEKLYPLIFALEALKRCKERDG, from the coding sequence ATGGAAATTGACCCCGCCATCCAAAATGCGCGCCAGCGGTTGCTGGCCGAACTCCAACCCGCCGGGCGGTGGGAGGGCGAGCTGTCGCCGTCCGCGTTGGCGACGGCGGTGGCTTCGTTTGCGCTGAAGTCGGCCGGCAGAACGGAGCTGGCGGAGCGGGGCTTGCAGTGGCTGCGGGAGCACCGCAACGCGGATGGCGGCTGGGGCGACAGCCCGGAGAGCCCGAGCAACTTTACCACCACCCTGCTGTGCCGCTGCGCGCTCGACCTGGAGACGGGGGATCCGGAAAAGCTGGCAGCCGAAATCCTGCGCTTCTATGGCGAAGACCGCACCTTCTCGGTGCCGATCCTGACGATGTGCATGCTCTCCGGAAAGCTGGGCAGCGATTGGTCGGTCGTTCCGCAACTGCCGTTCGAGCTGGCGGTCTTCCCGCACAAGGTCTACCGCTTCCTTAATCTGCCCGTGGTGAGTTATGCGCTCCCGGCGCTCATTGCCATCGGCCTCGTTCGCCACCGGCACAAGCCGTCGCCGCTGGCGTTCCACCGCAACGGGCTGGTGGGCAAGGTGCTCGGCATCCTGCGCGGCATCCAGCCGGAGAGCGGCGGCTTCCTGGAGGCCGCGCCGCTCACCGGCTTTGTGGCCATGAGCCTGATCGGGGCGGGGCAGGGCGACCATCCCGTCGTGCAAAACGCCATCGGCTTCCTCGAAGAAACCGTCCGCGGCGACGGCAGCTGGCCGATCGACGTCAATCTTTCAACGTGGGTGACTTCGCTGGCGGTCCGGGCGCTGGAGGGCGACCTTTCCGAAGAGCGGCAAACCGCGATACGCAACCATCTAGTACAGACCCAATGGCGTGAGGAGCACCCGTTCACCCACGCCGAGCCGGGCGGCTGGGGCTGGACAAACCATCAGGGCGGGGTGCCGGATGCCGACGACACGGCGGCGGCGTTGATTGCCCTCCACCAACTCGGGTGCGAAACCGGGGTGGCGGAGCAGGGCATCCTCTGGTTGTTGAATCTACAAAACCGCGATGGCGGGATGCCGACCTTTTGCCGGGGCTGGGGCAAGTTGCCGTTCGATCGCAGCTGTCCGGATTTGACCGCACACATGATCCGCGCCTTTTCGCTTTGGCGCGATGCGATGGACGAAAACCTGTGGGCGGCGATGTTCGATTCGATCCTGGTCGGCATCGAATATTTGGAAAAGGAGCAGCGTCCCGACGGCTCGTGGGTACCGCTCTGGTTCGGCAGCCAATCGCACCCGGAGCACGAAAACCCGGTCTATGGAACCTGCCGCGTGCTCGAAGCCTTGGCCGGACTCGACGAAGGGGAATTCCCGAAGGCCGCAACCATGAAAGCGCGTGCTTTCCAATGGCTCGAAACCGTGCGGCTCGACGACCTTGGCCTGGAGGAATTGGCGCTGGTGGCCGGGTTGACGGGAAAGGGGGTGGATGAATTACTTGAAAAGACCGCCCAGGGAACGCAATTTCCGGCTAGCCCTATCGGCCTATATTTTGCGAGTCTGTGGTACTCGGAAAAGCTGTATCCGCTGATCTTCGCGCTGGAGGCGCTGAAACGTTGCAAGGAACGGGATGGATAA
- a CDS encoding outer membrane protein assembly factor BamB family protein — MNKKTTSWLVAVPVLVLCGWAALHVLSEWLSADPSAKLVRSVPGNDGAPPEAERVKDELDIELAGTLETFGGAPSALPGSWPRFRGADFDNIHKGGAKLADSWPEEGPKVYWSVELGEGHAAPAVLDGAVYLFDYNEETRSDALRCFSLADGQEIWRRSYALPAKRNHGLSRTIPAVTEDCIVTIGPRCHVSCVETKTGAFRWGIDLQKEYGTTEPLWFTGQCPLIDGGLAILAPGGPDVLLMAVDCKTGDVVWQVPNSKGWKMSHSSVMPLTVHGEEMYVYAAVGGMVGISKSGALLWDIPWNASVIAPSPLMVSEDKIFITAGYGAGSLMVQVDKTANGYAAKEIAKHGPKDWLACEQQTPILVDGLLYGIMPKDAGALKQQFVCYDPASGELVWSSGKTARFGLGPFLLADDKFYVLDDDGTLSLLALDKTGYEQLAQHRILEGHDAWGPIALVGTRMLLRDSTRMVCIEVGK, encoded by the coding sequence TTGAATAAAAAAACAACAAGCTGGCTAGTGGCCGTGCCCGTCCTCGTTTTGTGTGGATGGGCGGCTTTGCATGTGCTCTCGGAATGGCTCTCCGCCGATCCATCCGCCAAGCTGGTGCGTAGCGTGCCCGGCAACGACGGAGCACCGCCGGAAGCCGAACGCGTCAAGGACGAACTCGATATCGAGTTGGCGGGTACGCTCGAAACCTTCGGTGGCGCCCCCTCCGCTCTTCCCGGAAGCTGGCCGCGCTTCCGCGGCGCGGACTTCGACAACATCCACAAGGGCGGCGCCAAACTTGCCGACTCCTGGCCGGAGGAGGGCCCGAAGGTCTACTGGTCGGTCGAGCTGGGCGAAGGCCATGCCGCGCCCGCCGTGCTCGATGGCGCCGTCTATCTCTTCGACTATAACGAAGAGACCCGTTCCGATGCCCTGCGCTGCTTTTCGCTGGCCGACGGCCAGGAAATCTGGCGGCGCTCCTATGCGTTGCCCGCCAAGCGCAACCACGGCCTCTCACGCACCATCCCGGCGGTTACGGAAGACTGCATTGTCACCATCGGGCCGCGCTGCCATGTTTCGTGCGTCGAAACCAAGACGGGCGCGTTCCGTTGGGGCATCGACCTGCAGAAGGAATACGGAACCACCGAACCGCTCTGGTTCACCGGGCAGTGCCCGCTCATCGACGGCGGCCTCGCCATTCTTGCGCCCGGCGGCCCCGATGTTTTGCTGATGGCGGTCGATTGCAAGACGGGCGATGTGGTTTGGCAAGTACCCAATTCCAAGGGCTGGAAAATGTCGCACTCCTCGGTCATGCCGCTCACGGTGCACGGCGAAGAAATGTATGTCTATGCCGCGGTCGGCGGGATGGTGGGCATCTCCAAAAGCGGCGCTCTGCTGTGGGACATCCCTTGGAATGCATCGGTCATTGCGCCGTCACCGCTAATGGTTTCCGAAGACAAGATCTTCATCACGGCGGGCTATGGCGCGGGTAGCCTGATGGTTCAGGTCGATAAAACGGCCAACGGGTATGCTGCGAAGGAAATTGCAAAACACGGCCCGAAGGATTGGCTCGCCTGCGAACAGCAGACGCCGATCCTCGTCGATGGCCTGCTCTACGGAATCATGCCCAAGGATGCCGGTGCGTTGAAGCAGCAGTTTGTCTGCTACGATCCCGCCAGCGGCGAGCTCGTATGGTCGAGCGGGAAAACCGCCCGTTTCGGCCTGGGGCCTTTCCTCCTGGCCGACGATAAATTCTATGTGCTCGACGACGATGGAACCCTCTCCCTGCTCGCCCTCGACAAAACCGGGTACGAGCAGCTCGCGCAGCACCGCATCCTCGAAGGCCACGATGCCTGGGGGCCGATTGCTTTGGTGGGGACCCGCATGCTCCTGCGCGACTCAACCCGCATGGTTTGCATTGAGGTGGGAAAATGA
- a CDS encoding VOC family protein, giving the protein MDNFIKGICHFGLSVSDLDESIRFYTEVLGLTMGERREKDAFFPIGTDDVLALIQYPWGAKRFDEEFRLKYHGKTFTHFGLAAGSAQEVFAFQEHLKANNVQIVKEAYERWDGASLYFLDPNGYTIEYIYFNPKGGAE; this is encoded by the coding sequence ATGGATAATTTTATCAAGGGAATCTGCCACTTTGGGCTTTCGGTGTCCGACCTCGACGAGTCGATTCGTTTCTATACCGAGGTGCTGGGGCTCACCATGGGCGAGAGGCGCGAGAAGGATGCCTTTTTCCCAATTGGAACCGACGATGTGCTCGCGCTGATCCAGTATCCGTGGGGTGCGAAGCGGTTTGATGAGGAATTTCGGTTGAAATACCACGGTAAAACGTTTACTCATTTCGGTTTGGCGGCAGGTTCGGCGCAGGAGGTGTTTGCTTTCCAGGAGCACCTCAAGGCGAACAACGTGCAGATTGTGAAGGAAGCGTACGAGCGGTGGGACGGGGCGAGCCTCTACTTCCTCGATCCCAACGGTTATACGATCGAATATATATATTTTAATCCGAAAGGTGGTGCGGAATGA
- a CDS encoding polyprenyl synthetase family protein, whose translation MQKAKPEYGVPAAEAQRSEMQQAVAAYATQHRLVPPLSMEELRDHASRLTSQSSLLDYAMVLLNNEVWRETVASIPYSRRLLLLPQCLRNFADCPATLDEFGLLCEECGRCNIGELQALAEDLGYVVLVAEGSTVVSKLLAGGKVDAVVGVSCLNALEKSFPHMADGAIPGLAIPLTLDGCINTTTDFGHVREAIRLKSSVPWKNQVDTEAIRKIVDGWFDEPFDCATETERIAYDWLLKDGKRWRPFLLACTYSALNEGSSDFPADVRKLAIAVECFHKASLIHDDIEDHDDLRYGQPTLHRQYGIPVAINAGDLLVGEGYRWIAEVENSAAALLRIASANHRTLCVGQGEELIGTERNHPLTAQQVIEIARRKTAPAFGVSLLLGAVAANADQALLDALHTFSESLGIAYQIRDDLEEYTSGQAADLRASIILALAEGSERFYRHFSDDEKSVLTPQVRNRLDELMVVEKASQLLEHYKNEAVRALNPLQSAMLKTLLRRVAAKMLDLF comes from the coding sequence GTGCAGAAAGCAAAACCAGAGTACGGCGTTCCCGCGGCCGAGGCGCAGCGCAGCGAAATGCAGCAGGCCGTGGCCGCATACGCCACGCAGCACCGTCTCGTGCCGCCGCTCTCCATGGAGGAGCTGCGCGACCACGCCTCGCGCCTCACGTCCCAATCGTCGCTCCTCGACTATGCCATGGTGTTGCTCAACAACGAGGTGTGGCGCGAAACGGTGGCCTCCATCCCCTACAGCCGCCGCCTGCTCCTGCTGCCGCAATGCCTGCGCAATTTTGCCGACTGCCCCGCCACGCTCGACGAGTTCGGCCTGCTCTGCGAAGAGTGCGGCCGCTGCAACATCGGCGAGCTGCAAGCCCTGGCCGAAGACCTCGGCTATGTGGTCCTCGTGGCCGAGGGCTCCACCGTCGTCTCCAAGCTGCTCGCGGGCGGGAAGGTCGATGCCGTCGTGGGCGTCAGCTGCCTCAATGCCCTCGAAAAATCATTTCCGCACATGGCCGACGGCGCCATCCCCGGCCTCGCCATTCCGCTCACGCTCGACGGCTGCATCAACACAACCACCGATTTCGGGCACGTTCGCGAAGCCATCCGGCTCAAGTCGTCCGTACCCTGGAAAAACCAGGTCGACACCGAGGCCATCCGAAAAATCGTCGATGGCTGGTTTGACGAACCGTTCGACTGCGCAACCGAGACCGAACGCATCGCCTACGATTGGCTGCTCAAGGACGGCAAGCGCTGGCGACCGTTCCTGCTCGCCTGCACCTACAGCGCCCTCAACGAAGGCTCCTCCGATTTCCCCGCCGACGTCCGCAAGCTCGCCATCGCCGTCGAATGCTTCCACAAAGCCTCGCTCATCCACGACGACATCGAAGACCACGACGACCTGCGCTATGGCCAGCCGACGCTCCACCGGCAATACGGCATCCCCGTTGCCATCAATGCTGGCGACCTGCTCGTGGGCGAGGGCTACCGCTGGATCGCCGAAGTCGAAAACAGCGCCGCCGCGCTCCTGCGCATCGCCTCCGCCAACCACCGCACCCTCTGCGTCGGCCAGGGCGAAGAGCTCATCGGCACCGAACGCAACCACCCCCTCACCGCGCAGCAGGTCATCGAAATCGCCCGCCGCAAGACCGCCCCCGCCTTCGGCGTCTCCCTGCTGCTCGGCGCCGTCGCCGCCAATGCCGACCAGGCGCTGCTCGACGCCCTCCACACCTTCAGCGAATCCCTCGGCATCGCCTACCAAATCCGCGACGACCTCGAGGAATACACCTCCGGCCAAGCCGCCGATCTCCGCGCCTCCATCATCCTCGCCCTCGCCGAGGGGTCAGAACGCTTTTATCGTCATTTTTCGGATGACGAGAAAAGCGTTCTGACCCCTCAGGTGCGGAATCGGTTGGATGAGTTGATGGTGGTGGAAAAGGCGTCGCAGTTGCTGGAGCACTATAAGAACGAGGCGGTGCGCGCGCTGAACCCGTTGCAGAGCGCCATGCTCAAAACTTTGTTGCGGCGAGTAGCCGCCAAAATGCTGGATCTTTTTTGA
- a CDS encoding prenyltransferase/squalene oxidase repeat-containing protein: protein MQRKSLSDRLLQSAAASRRFLDEGSLDKIARFVRDRQNADGGFRGRDARSDLYYTVFAVACLKALGYPPPVFKIWKYVLSFGMGKELDLVHLVCLIRLRTVFPHLGFTRRRLLNGLQRFKAESAYGLFLKLFAADFQFAAPSAPIAVSLADPTTNLAAALMVGNQEGVAEELLARAHASGGFTPSKQIHVPDLLSTATALFALTQRGINLDEIHKPCFLYAESLWRDSGGFAGHRADEFEDVEYTFYALLAIGCLTQSMAKDYGN, encoded by the coding sequence ATGCAGAGAAAATCATTATCAGACCGCCTGTTGCAATCGGCCGCCGCTTCCCGCCGCTTCCTTGACGAAGGCTCGCTCGACAAGATTGCCCGCTTTGTCCGGGATCGGCAAAATGCTGACGGCGGCTTCCGCGGCCGCGATGCGAGGAGCGATCTCTACTACACCGTCTTCGCGGTGGCCTGCCTCAAGGCCCTCGGCTATCCGCCCCCGGTTTTCAAGATCTGGAAATATGTCCTTTCGTTCGGCATGGGGAAAGAGCTGGATCTTGTGCATCTCGTTTGTCTGATCCGGCTGCGCACGGTCTTCCCGCATCTGGGGTTCACCCGCCGCCGATTGCTCAACGGGCTGCAAAGGTTCAAGGCCGAATCGGCCTATGGCCTGTTCCTGAAGCTCTTTGCCGCAGATTTCCAGTTCGCCGCGCCTTCCGCGCCCATCGCGGTTTCCCTCGCCGATCCCACCACCAACCTGGCGGCGGCGCTCATGGTGGGCAACCAGGAGGGGGTTGCCGAAGAGCTGCTCGCCCGCGCCCACGCGTCCGGCGGCTTCACCCCCTCGAAACAGATCCATGTTCCCGACCTGCTCTCCACGGCGACGGCGCTGTTTGCACTGACGCAGCGCGGCATCAACCTGGACGAAATCCACAAGCCGTGCTTCCTTTATGCCGAATCGCTCTGGCGCGACAGCGGCGGTTTTGCCGGGCACCGCGCCGACGAATTCGAGGATGTCGAATACACCTTCTACGCCCTGCTTGCCATCGGCTGCCTCACCCAATCCATGGCCAAGGATTATGGAAATTGA
- a CDS encoding outer membrane protein assembly factor BamB family protein — protein sequence MKTMIIGLALALSVAAVAADWPQYAGINRDNVSAETGLAGSWPSAGPKVLWETKVGDGYSGPAIVDGKAYLTDRDGEDSLLRCFEMKSGMELWKVSFGDPGILKSKKYDGTRGTPTIADGKAYLVTSYGTFVCIDLKSQKVKWQHNLSKDYNQDICQFGIAQSPALYGNMVLVAPNSKEVGVAAYDCKSGERLWTSKGLGFHSFVSPRIEKVCGQDMVIAVGSAEPEPRETRRKHGEPKSEPAEPSTLEPCHIVGLSPKDGSVLWDYTNWRCKWAIPHPVALADNHFFITGGYDAGSAMIQIVKKTNGFEAKELYKTDDVGSQLHQPIQVGDHLFIGSNSNSRKDGLASFSLDGKLAWRTKDIDDAPNFERGPFILADGKLIILDGKTGILHLVKADPEKFQLLASAEMVEENDMAWAPLALSDGRLLVRDWNTLKCVELK from the coding sequence ATGAAAACGATGATCATTGGTTTGGCATTGGCCCTATCCGTGGCGGCGGTTGCCGCCGACTGGCCGCAGTATGCGGGAATCAACCGCGACAACGTCTCGGCCGAAACCGGGCTGGCCGGCTCGTGGCCATCCGCTGGCCCGAAGGTGCTCTGGGAAACCAAGGTGGGCGATGGCTATTCCGGCCCGGCCATTGTCGACGGCAAGGCCTACCTGACCGACCGCGATGGCGAGGACAGTCTGTTGCGTTGCTTCGAGATGAAATCCGGCATGGAACTTTGGAAGGTGTCCTTCGGTGATCCAGGGATTCTGAAGAGCAAAAAATACGACGGTACGCGCGGTACGCCGACTATTGCCGACGGCAAGGCCTATCTGGTGACCAGCTACGGCACTTTTGTCTGCATCGACCTTAAGTCGCAGAAGGTCAAGTGGCAGCATAATCTTTCCAAAGACTATAATCAGGATATCTGCCAATTCGGCATTGCCCAGTCTCCCGCGCTCTACGGCAACATGGTGCTGGTGGCGCCCAACTCGAAGGAGGTCGGCGTCGCGGCCTACGACTGCAAATCCGGCGAGCGGCTCTGGACATCGAAGGGGCTCGGCTTTCATTCTTTTGTTTCGCCTCGCATCGAAAAGGTTTGCGGTCAGGATATGGTGATTGCCGTTGGATCGGCCGAACCGGAACCGCGCGAAACACGCCGCAAGCACGGTGAACCGAAGTCGGAACCCGCCGAGCCATCCACGCTGGAACCCTGCCATATTGTGGGCCTGTCGCCGAAGGACGGCTCCGTTCTCTGGGACTACACGAACTGGCGCTGCAAGTGGGCCATCCCGCATCCCGTGGCCTTGGCCGATAACCATTTCTTCATCACGGGTGGCTACGACGCCGGTTCGGCCATGATCCAGATCGTGAAAAAAACAAACGGCTTCGAGGCGAAGGAACTCTACAAGACCGACGACGTCGGCTCGCAGCTCCACCAGCCGATCCAGGTCGGCGACCACCTCTTCATCGGCAGCAACTCCAACAGCCGCAAGGATGGACTGGCTTCTTTTTCGCTCGACGGCAAGCTGGCGTGGCGCACCAAGGATATCGACGATGCGCCCAACTTCGAGCGCGGCCCGTTCATCCTGGCCGACGGCAAGCTGATCATCCTCGACGGCAAGACGGGCATCCTCCACCTCGTGAAGGCCGACCCGGAAAAATTCCAGCTACTGGCTTCCGCCGAAATGGTCGAGGAAAACGACATGGCCTGGGCGCCGCTCGCCCTCTCCGACGGCCGGTTGCTCGTCCGCGACTGGAACACCCTCAAGTGCGTTGAACTGAAGTAG
- a CDS encoding NHL repeat-containing protein: MKTAAKNWIWFVALMALVVGAGVFIGNNRRKELGKSFDYSLAEYRKVDPALIKYQELEPIVPSIGNISALAIAENGQLYIGGENAIETIGGETTVVEGTPTCLAVDSEGILFYGLQNRVESSDGRSWNVPSGKAHLTSIDVDEWYVYVADAGSRRIWRFNKAGGEPFEIGKKDWANGVRGFFIPSPFFDLAISRADGSLWAVNPGHHALENYRPDGMPLSSWEASGMRIEGFSGCCNPSHFALLPDGGFVTAEKGLPRVKIHNVDGSLRCVVAAPDQFEEGVEGLDVAVGEDGIIHVLDPSKNQVRIFEEKR; this comes from the coding sequence ATGAAAACAGCTGCAAAAAACTGGATTTGGTTCGTTGCCCTCATGGCGCTGGTGGTGGGGGCCGGAGTTTTCATCGGCAATAATCGCCGTAAGGAGCTTGGAAAGAGCTTCGACTATTCGCTGGCTGAATACCGCAAGGTGGATCCGGCATTGATCAAATACCAGGAGCTTGAACCGATCGTTCCGTCCATTGGAAATATATCGGCGTTGGCGATTGCCGAAAATGGACAGCTTTACATTGGCGGTGAAAATGCCATTGAAACGATCGGCGGCGAAACGACGGTCGTTGAAGGAACCCCCACGTGCCTTGCGGTGGATAGTGAGGGCATTCTTTTCTACGGATTGCAGAATCGGGTTGAGAGCTCCGATGGGCGCAGTTGGAATGTTCCTTCGGGGAAAGCCCACCTCACTTCGATCGATGTGGATGAGTGGTATGTCTATGTCGCCGATGCGGGTAGCCGCCGGATCTGGCGCTTCAATAAGGCGGGTGGCGAGCCCTTCGAAATCGGCAAGAAGGACTGGGCGAACGGGGTACGCGGCTTCTTTATTCCGAGTCCGTTTTTCGATTTGGCGATCAGCCGCGCAGATGGTTCGCTCTGGGCGGTCAATCCGGGGCACCATGCGCTGGAAAACTATCGCCCCGACGGCATGCCGCTTTCGAGTTGGGAAGCGAGTGGAATGCGGATCGAAGGCTTCAGTGGCTGCTGCAACCCGTCGCACTTTGCGCTGCTGCCCGACGGCGGATTCGTCACCGCCGAGAAGGGGTTGCCGCGCGTGAAGATCCACAACGTCGATGGCTCGCTGCGCTGTGTGGTTGCCGCGCCGGATCAATTCGAAGAGGGGGTGGAGGGGCTCGACGTCGCCGTCGGCGAGGACGGAATAATCCATGTGCTCGATCCCAGCAAAAACCAGGTGCGTATTTTCGAGGAGAAACGATGA
- a CDS encoding 4Fe-4S binding protein: protein MKAGENRGRRNFIRGAAAVVIGGTVLAAARSRSPKLVWQIDPEKCTRCGRCATHCVLAPSAVKCVHSYSICGYCDLCGGYLRPDAKGRDTGAENQLCPTAAIKRTFIEEPYFQYKIDEDLCIGCGICVEGCSVFGNGSMYLQVKHDLCVNCNECAIAHACPSDAFVRVVAKNDAYLLKSDQEKRVS from the coding sequence ATGAAAGCTGGAGAAAACAGAGGACGGCGAAACTTTATCCGCGGCGCGGCGGCGGTCGTGATCGGCGGCACAGTGCTGGCGGCGGCGCGTAGCCGCTCGCCCAAGCTGGTGTGGCAGATCGATCCCGAAAAATGCACGCGCTGCGGGCGCTGCGCAACGCACTGCGTGCTGGCGCCGTCGGCCGTGAAGTGCGTTCACTCCTATTCCATCTGCGGCTACTGCGACCTCTGCGGCGGTTATCTGCGTCCCGATGCCAAGGGGCGCGATACGGGCGCGGAAAACCAGCTCTGCCCGACCGCAGCCATCAAACGCACTTTCATCGAGGAGCCCTATTTCCAATACAAGATCGATGAGGATCTCTGCATCGGCTGCGGCATCTGCGTCGAGGGCTGCAGTGTTTTCGGCAACGGTTCGATGTATCTGCAGGTCAAGCACGACCTCTGCGTCAATTGCAACGAGTGCGCCATCGCCCATGCCTGCCCGTCCGATGCCTTCGTCCGCGTCGTCGCCAAAAACGATGCCTACCTCCTCAAATCCGACCAGGAAAAGAGGGTGAGTTAA
- a CDS encoding radical SAM protein produces MSATLMKRLMTEPDKRLLWKFAYNFGYKGMRSIERFQKRLKQGEYFPAFLFISVTNACNLACQGCWVSQSNPPKEIAPGTLDNLITECKKQGSYFFGILGGEPLLYDGLFEVFEKHPECYFLLFTNGMMITDAVAKEMRRIGNISPLISIEGLEEVSDVRRGGESVYQQSMMGLANCTRNRLVTGVCTSVCKSNIDDLANEKFVNEVARLGAHYLWYYIYRPVGPNPTPSLALNSEQVTDLRRFMVDVRRKAPIMVVDAYWDDQGAALCPAAVGIANHISPDGYIEPCPPLQFAKDNIGDGTGLYDIFNNSEFLAKFRSMCTATTQGCIIMEHPGKLAEFIESEDATDSSGRGTLLQELGCMGSCGSHHQPGKEIPERSWAYRFAKKHWFFGFGAYG; encoded by the coding sequence ATGAGTGCCACGTTGATGAAGCGCCTGATGACCGAACCGGACAAGCGGCTGCTGTGGAAGTTCGCCTACAACTTCGGCTACAAGGGCATGCGCTCCATCGAGCGCTTCCAGAAGCGGCTGAAGCAAGGCGAATATTTCCCGGCCTTCCTCTTCATCTCCGTCACCAACGCCTGCAACCTCGCCTGCCAGGGCTGCTGGGTGTCGCAATCCAACCCCCCGAAGGAGATCGCGCCCGGCACGCTCGACAACCTGATCACGGAATGCAAGAAGCAGGGCTCCTACTTCTTCGGCATCCTCGGCGGCGAACCGTTGCTCTACGACGGCCTTTTCGAGGTCTTCGAAAAGCATCCCGAATGCTATTTCCTGCTCTTCACCAACGGTATGATGATCACCGATGCCGTCGCCAAGGAGATGCGCCGCATCGGCAACATCAGCCCGCTCATCAGCATCGAAGGGCTCGAAGAGGTCAGCGATGTCCGGCGCGGCGGCGAAAGCGTCTACCAACAATCCATGATGGGCCTCGCCAACTGCACCAGGAACCGGCTCGTCACCGGCGTCTGCACCAGCGTCTGCAAGTCCAACATCGACGACCTCGCCAACGAAAAGTTCGTCAACGAGGTAGCCCGGCTCGGCGCCCACTACCTCTGGTACTACATCTACCGCCCCGTCGGCCCCAACCCGACCCCGTCGCTCGCGCTCAATTCCGAACAGGTCACCGACCTGCGCCGCTTCATGGTCGATGTCCGCCGCAAGGCCCCGATCATGGTGGTCGATGCCTACTGGGACGACCAAGGCGCGGCGCTCTGCCCGGCCGCCGTCGGAATCGCCAACCACATCAGCCCCGATGGCTACATCGAACCCTGCCCGCCGCTCCAATTCGCCAAGGACAACATCGGCGACGGCACCGGGCTCTACGACATTTTCAACAACTCCGAATTCCTCGCCAAGTTCCGCTCCATGTGCACCGCCACCACCCAGGGCTGCATCATCATGGAACACCCCGGCAAGCTGGCCGAATTCATCGAGTCCGAGGACGCAACCGACAGCTCCGGGCGCGGCACGCTGCTGCAGGAACTCGGCTGCATGGGCTCCTGCGGCAGCCACCACCAACCCGGCAAAGAGATTCCCGAACGCAGCTGGGCCTACCGCTTCGCCAAAAAACACTGGTTCTTCGGGTTCGGGGCCTACGGTTAA